Part of the Ziziphus jujuba cultivar Dongzao chromosome 8, ASM3175591v1 genome is shown below.
GAAGCTGGCCGGTAACCCCAGAAACAGCTTCTCTGCTTTAAGAGACGAAGCCCATAGATTCCATGAACTTAAAAGTAGTTCGGCACCAGACTCGGTAGTATACTGGCATTGAGGGTTGTTAAAGAACTGAAACCAAACAAAGTCGAAAAGCCCAGTGTCGATGGCTGGCCCAAGATGATCACCAGGATAAGAACACTGAGGAGCTGCAGATAAATAGTAAGATTTTGTTCCCTGTTGGTTGTATAATTCCTTCAAGTAAGCTGCAAGATTGTCATAATATAGTGGGGAACCCATCTCTATGCCGAAATCTATGCCGTCTAAAACAGCATCTCCGAAAGGACGTGTAGCAGATGAGTTGCTACCACCCAGATAGGAGTTCCATATTTGATGTGCAACCCTTTTGGCATCCTCAGGGGATGCTAAAGAATAGAGTCCAAGAGGTCCTACAAAACCTCCTCCTATAGAGAGCAGGACCTTAACACCCAGGCTCTGGCAAGTCTTTATTTGTGCGCCGAATTTGGTGCAAGTGTTGGATGCTTGGTCGCAGTGACCTGCAATATCGAGTCCCAGGTCTACGCCACCGCCAAATTGGTTAAGAAAGGCTATGCTTATGTAAGAATAGAGGCCCGTATTACAGGCTTCGGCTAGACTTCCTTCGTCGACATTTTTACCCCAGTATATGGCTATGCCAGCCTCACCACCAGCCTCAGAGGTTCGGATTAAGGCTGTGGAAAGGATAAGGCAAGCCAGTAGAAGAAGTTTAGCTTGATTAAGAGCCATTTTTACAAATACGGAGGTTATTTGGCAGGGGTTATGTGACAAAGGTTTGACAACCTTATACAGAGAGGTTTGACAGTGTCAAATTGTAACAATTAATGAATTCACTTCACAGGTAATAAGAGTGTCCAGTAATCGACAGAagaataaaagacaaaaatttatatgaaaaaacataaaaggtACAAAAATCTGAGggagggagagggagagggagagagggatagagagagagagagagagggggggggggtggttgGTGGTGACGTGCTTCCCTAAGCTACAacggataataaaaataaaaaaataataataataataaaaaggacgcatacttaaatattattaaattgtaatacGCTTGGTGTTAGTGAGAGGTAACACATGCAGCATTCACCAAAACAGAGAAGGAGGAGCACATGCAGCAGCAGCTAAAACGAGGGCAGAAATAGAGGTCCTACCTGTGGATCCATCATCCATATTCATATGGATATGAAAATTAAGGAAGGCTACAAAGAATAAAATAGAACACATGCCTAAATCGTGGGATTTCTTAATTACAGTGCTGTCAAAAAtatgttcttttaatttttatttttatttttttgggtaaattatgttattttaatatttgataataaGTGAAGTGTATTATTACATTTATTGGCGTTCAAAATCTGATAATCATAAGCAAGTCTTCAGTCTTCACCATATAGTATAGTTCAGGAAATTGATACTAGATCTGTTGGTTAATTATTGTTTCATCATGATAAcgaaacatatttttaaaatatattatcttttattaaatatttattgcatgttaaaattattcaatatttaattttgtattattttttgtgttacTAACCATTAATTGAGTACAGttttacatttatttaaatatttttgtttttttgaaaaaaaatatattttataattaaatttaacatattAACATATCGTGTTACGAGCTAAATCTTtagatatacatattttaacaataaaatttaacagttCAAATTTGGGGAAGAAATTTTGACTACACCGATACAATATAACGTACGACACTTTGCCAAGTTTATGTGTGATCGTTTTTGGCTTCAGATCTATTGATTGTGGGAAACTTGGCATTTGGTAGAAGCtcgttctttttttctttttttcttttttttttggtttctgacAGGAAATAGCTTGGGAATTACATGCTTAGAGTAGAATTAGATTGTCCTACTTTGGTTAATGATACCCCTTTTGGGATTAATTGTTTTTCGAAGTGTGATATTAATTGCTGagcaaaaatttatataaagtcGTTGAATGGATGATATAGTCATACAAACCATTTATAATAGTTGCTAATGGcccattattttgtgacttAACATAGTCGATAATGGACGAACTATAATTACTCAAACTATCATAATATCTGTTCCATACTGTCATATCTTGCAGTCGGCTTTATCACCCAAAAAATTTGATTAGTTAGCACATCAGTCGGGATGTACCCGGATAAAGAGGCATTAGTGGATGTCGGTTTCCCAAGAAACAACTTCTCTTCTCCCTGCATCCCCAAAAGGACGTATAGCAGTTGCG
Proteins encoded:
- the LOC107414540 gene encoding acidic endochitinase-like; translated protein: MALNQAKLLLLACLILSTALIRTSEAGGEAGIAIYWGKNVDEGSLAEACNTGLYSYISIAFLNQFGGGVDLGLDIAGHCDQASNTCTKFGAQIKTCQSLGVKVLLSIGGGFVGPLGLYSLASPEDAKRVAHQIWNSYLGGSNSSATRPFGDAVLDGIDFGIEMGSPLYYDNLAAYLKELYNQQGTKSYYLSAAPQCSYPGDHLGPAIDTGLFDFVWFQFFNNPQCQYTTESGAELLLSSWNLWASSLKAEKLFLGLPASFDAAPLGGYIPPDVLNDQILPVLNAASNFGGVMLWSRYYDLLSNYSSQIGDLVYLNYPLFSILSS